From a single Saccharomyces kudriavzevii IFO 1802 strain IFO1802 genome assembly, chromosome: 15 genomic region:
- the KRE5 gene encoding Kre5p (similar to Saccharomyces cerevisiae KRE5 (YOR336W); ancestral locus Anc_7.57) codes for MRVVALVSILLCAPFCALAHSLRYGIPESVQIWSILVYLLRDLDGQLLSELYPLVTGLDDEIDIQENLLASTANALREQYDKEDVADLLELYASLYPMGMIQDDISFNTERASMSNNHFVLNGRKYEKPDDVFYLKSKDLISQQKITDINAMQPYDVVIGANPKAPILILYGCPTDDDPNFEEFNRNLFMEAMSEEGKIRFIWRPTCSLDGENLEYPLGFPLGITLQQGSNKSSIPQLKKILSTVPNEISVEMDHDEQLHDLKPEELRELDLKVTSLISKFYQDNEDILATLHFAKSLVNNFPLVSKELAEISSVNKDIIASNEQLNKKGFDYNMLGLYINGQNWKITSLDSYNLLNALKTEYQNLLKIATLLQKIEPSKGMLDAKSLLNKFSQFSLGNLQNSQPIKMDLHTIPGFSESVIYFNDIENDPQYNELVNNVQAFFDKSKFGELPEIKQNWSEIIFVIDFAHLEDSDVKEALNGLVRAVNVVSQGYPQRVGLLPFSSCGDKSVVNKIYELKSSINGLAELKTFLETSLLADGLIANTDTSNFKSVPDVHHLLDELQIDETSIIVNGEIYPFKKNTWNYLIAKVIKKDTEFIRKELSNSSPKKKQVSVRDLLHYKSANLRHNKYTPNYFADSLYSAVNNTALESIGPNRIMTYIKDEEYNLLHTVTLVDDFNSIYALTRLQNLLNTSFVGVRVRIIHVGGISSVWAQLNDSLSGTDPVNALDFLIDNLKSKSAKDNKYSKDKLNQLSLHKWLPDIPLFELEKGSFIVLNGRFIHLDQKEVPETKHFEAIVKREAIRTIDSVFALDLLFRDFSQERIDPDFIEMTSSILTKLFYQSTHIYGNGIEYTTESSLPRMDLNQFFEPNNLTMFEDARSAPIDLLLILDPLEERSQLLLSLVEQVKSLKFINFQVILMPTLELNIVPIRRVYVDDAEIVKVLIAEGDKMNSEVDIEMDGPNSFVIDNNYHLKKMLIELHVFSNETVLSAGNIDGVGGVCLELVDHAGNVIEETITMKTFGYGQFRTDRFLKDCLIRSCDSRYTVQSFSTDGHPGFIPSDSLNILSYNPYKIAVKIVENPSYEEEYKQGDGNETTINIFTILETGSKEEEKYVEMVLSILSKCPKSQRVKFFILDQPSISDAFRKSCEYINSLDEMRGDIVFLDYEWPQWLRPQRFSSRRRDVSKFLFLDVIFPKNISKILYMTPTKTPYDPFYLFQFQGLKRAPLGLFRMGGNGYWREGYWEKMLRENNLEFYSTEPGFLVNLERFRELNAGDKYRIHYQRISTDARSLVNIGQDLVNNVQIEVPIRSLKGSYKREMVIDYEFVAEWNKTINTFVSSLNDGKVPREGKSSENQDYDDCIPFHDEL; via the coding sequence ATGAGAGTAGTAGCGTTGGTATCTATCTTACTTTGTGCGCCGTTCTGTGCACTGGCTCACAGTTTGCGATATGGCATACCCGAATCCGTTCAGATCTGGTCTATTTTAGTTTACCTACTGCGGGATCTTGATGGTCAATTACTCTCTGAATTGTACCCTCTGGTCACAGGTTTAGACGACGAAATTGATATTCAAGAGAATCTTTTGGCCTCAACGGCTAATGCATTAAGAGAACAGTATGATAAAGAAGATGTGGCAGATCTATTAGAACTGTATGCCAGCCTCTACCCGATGGGTATGATTCAGGACGATATTAGCTTCAATACGGAACGAGCCAGTATGAGCAACAACCATTTCGTTTTGAACGGTAGAAAATATGAGAAACCCGATGATGTGTTCTATTTGAAATCTAAAGATTTAATAAGCCAACAGAAAATTACAGATATTAACGCAATGCAACCTTATGATGTCGTCATTGGCGCAAACCCAAAGGCTCCCATATTAATCTTGTACGGTTGTCCCACTGATGATGAcccaaattttgaagaatttaaTAGAAATTTGTTCATGGAAGCTATGAGCGAAGAGGGGAAAATCAGGTTCATTTGGAGACCCACATGCTCCCTTGATGGTGAGAATTTGGAATATCCCTTAGGTTTCCCGCTTGGAATTACTTTACAACAGGGTTCTAACAAGAGCTCGATACctcaattgaagaaaatcttgtCTACTGTTCCTAATGAGATATCAGTCGAAATGGATCATGACGAACAGCTCCACGATTTGAAACCAGAAGAATTACGTGAGCTGGATTTAAAAGTTACTTCGTTGATCTCgaaattttatcaagaCAACGAGGACATTCTAGCTACTTTACATTTCGCCAAGAGTTTGGTTAACAACTTTCCTTTAGTCTCTAAGGAGCTGGCTGAGATTTCTTCTGTCAACAAAGATATCATAGCCAGCAACGAACAACTCAATAAAAAAGGTTTTGACTACAACATGCTGGGTCTCTATATCAATGGACAGAACTGGAAAATTACTTCATTGGATTCGTACAATTTGCTCAACGCTTTGAAAACTGAATATCagaatttattgaaaattgcGACCCTTTTGCAGAAGATTGAGCCTTCAAAAGGAATGTTAGACGCCAAGTCTTTATTAAATAAATTTTCTCAATTCTCATTGGGGAACTTACAAAACTCACAACCAATAAAAATGGATCTTCATACGATTCCAGGGTTTTCTGAATCAGTAATATACTTCAacgatattgaaaatgatccACAATATAACGAATTAGTGAATAATGTTCAAGCGTTCTTCGATAAGTCAAAATTTGGTGAGTTGCCCGAGATAAAACAAAATTGGTCGGAGATCATATTTGTTATAGATTTCGCTCATTTGGAAGATAGTGATGTCAAGGAGGCATTGAATGGATTAGTCCGCGCCGTCAATGTTGTCTCTCAGGGGTATCCACAAAGGGTTGGACTTTTACCATTCAGCTCTTGTGGTGATAAATCTGTTGTCAACAAAATATACGAGCTCAAAAGCTCAATCAACGGTCTGGCAGAATTGAAAACGTTCCTAGAAACAAGTTTGCTTGCTGATGGCCTTATCGCTAATACAGATACTTCGAACTTCAAATCAGTTCCAGATGTTCATCATCTACTTGACGAACttcaaattgatgaaaCATCAATTATAGTTAATGGTGAAATTTATCcatttaaaaaaaacacttGGAACTATTTGATCGCCAAAGTTATAAAGAAGGACACTGAATTTATACGTAAAGAATTGAGTAATTcttctccaaaaaaaaaacaagttAGCGTGAGAGACCTATTGCATTACAAATCTGCAAATCTGAGACATAATAAATATACACCGAATTATTTTGCTGATTCTTTATATTCTGCAGTCAATAATACTGCATTAGAAAGTATTGGCCCAAACAGGATAATGACATATAtcaaagatgaagaatataATTTATTGCACACGGTAACATTAGTAGATGACTTTAATTCTATATATGCCTTGACAAGGCTACAAAATCTGTTGAATACCTCATTTGTTGGTGTTAGAGTCAGAATCATTCACGTAGGTGGTATTTCGAGCGTTTGGGCTCAACTGAATGACAGTCTTTCCGGAACCGATCCCGTAAATGCATTAGATTTTCTCATTGATAACTTGAAATCCAAAAGTGCAAAAGATAATAAATATAGCAAAGACAAGTTGAATCAATTAAGTCTTCATAAATGGCTTCCTGATATCCCATTAtttgaattggaaaaaggCTCGTTTATCGTTCTGAATGGTAGATTTATCCACCTTGACCAAAAAGAAGTTCCGGAAACAAAACATTTTGAAGCAATTGTAAAGAGAGAAGCTATTAGAACTATCGATTCAGTTTTTGCCTTGGATCTACTCTTTCGTGACTTTTCACAAGAGAGGATTGATCCTGATTTCATCGAAATGACTTCCTCCATTCTAACAAAATTGTTTTACCAAAGTACACATATCTATGGTAACGGAATTGAATATACTACTGAAAGTAGCTTGCCGAGAATGGATTTGAATCAGTTTTTCGAACCAAATAATTTGACAATGTTTGAAGATGCAAGATCAGCTCCTATCGACCTACTGTTGATTTTGGACCCACTTGAAGAAAGGTCTCAGTTGCTTCTCTCCCTTGTTGAGCAAGTCaagtctttgaaatttattaACTTTCAAGTGATTTTAATGCCGACACTAGAGTTAAACATTGTCCCTATTAGAAGAGTCTATGTTGATGACGCAGAGATTGTTAAAGTGCTAATTGCTGAGGGTGACAAGATGAATTCGGAAGTAGACATTGAAATGGATGGTCCCAACTCCTTTGTGATAGACAACAAttatcatttgaagaaaatgctcATAGAATTACACGTATTCTCCAATGAAACAGTTCTTTCAGCTGGTAATATTGATGGTGTAGGAGGTGTATGTCTAGAACTTGTAGATCATGCAGGGAACGttattgaagaaaccaTAACAATGAAAACTTTTGGGTATGGACAATTCCGTACGGACaggtttttgaaagactGTCTCATAAGAAGTTGCGATTCGAGATATACGGTTCAGTCTTTTTCTACTGACGGGCATCCCGGTTTTATACCGTCCGATTCCTTGAATATATTGTCTTACAACCCATACAAGATCGCTGTGAAAATCGTGGAAAATCCTTCATACGAGGAAGAATACAAGCAAGGTGACGGTAATGAGACAACTATCAATATCTTTACCATTTTAGAAACCGgatcaaaagaagaagagaagtaCGTGGAAATGGTTCTGTCCATACTATCCAAATGTCCCAAATCGCAAAGAGTGAAGTTTTTTATCCTAGATCAGCCATCTATTTCTGATGCTTTCAGAAAATCGTGTGAATACATAAATTCCCTTGACGAAATGAGAGGTGATATCGTTTTCTTAGATTATGAGTGGCCCCAATGGTTAAGGCCCcaaagattttcttcaagaaggaGGGAcgtttccaaatttttgtttttggatGTCATTTTCCCCAAAAATATCTCCAAGATTTTATACATGACGCCAACTAAAACACCATATGATCCCTTCTAtttgtttcaatttcaagGCCTCAAGCGTGCACCTTTAGGATTATTCAGGATGGGCGGTAACGGTTATTGGAGAGAGGGATATTGGGAGAAAATGTTAAGAGAAAATAACTTAGAGTTCTACTCTACTGAACCGGGTTTCCTTGTAAACCTGGAAAGGTTTCGTGAGCTAAACGCCGGAGATAAATACAGAATTCACTATCAACGCATATCTACAGATGCCAGATCCCTAGTTAATATTGGTCAAGATCTGGTTAACAATGTACAAATTGAGGTTCCAATCAGATCTCTCAAGGGATCCTATAAGAGGGAAATGGTTATTGATTATGAATTCGTTGCTGAATGGAATAAAACGATCAATACATTTGTATCTTCTCTCAATGATGGAAAAGTGCCTCGAGAAGGTAAAAGCAGTGAAAATCAAGACTATGACGACTGTATTCCTTTTCATGATGAATTATGA
- the TEA1 gene encoding Tea1p (similar to Saccharomyces cerevisiae TEA1 (YOR337W); ancestral locus Anc_7.56), translating to MTAPLWQDKNEKNHTVRGALSTDMTSNILTSTNPSSNEGNSRSSSVVNVRSEAVVDTPVHGSSTRKRLACTNCRNRRKKCDLGFPCGNCSRLELVCNVNDEDLRKKRYTNKYVKSLESHIAQLETNLKNLVQKIYPDDDQMLNRMMVGDVMSAFPNSSQIPIDYTDQTPPLPIPATRGTFIIGNDKVNQTLSSFGKQTATSTLTSGFLNSQKQELTESLDDRLLLPRSLTPQGEKKKKPLVKGSLYPEGPVSYKRRQSTKSDILLSASLLETSADSTVFSDGIKANNSTSANREFKKRISDLKTTVIVRGLNDDNPNSLNNDPRILKSLSNFYKWLYPGYFIFVHRESFLYGFFNHSKNNYEDSNYCSVELIYAMCAVGSRLTPDLHEYSEIFYQQSKKTLLQLVFDEQSTARITTVQALFCLAFYELGKGNNQLGWYFSGLAIRVGYDMGFQLDPKVWYVDDNNFQLTQSELEIRSRIYWGCYIADHFICLMLGRTSTLSVSNSTMPESDELPEVNGTEEFRFIGRHVLQISLPLKNLIILSRLVQIFTSKIFIESEDIAQKLNYLNTFNSQVYNWRQSLPEFLQWSKALIENDDVSTDPTISYFWYCYYIVRLTFNKPFIEDSRESETVVIEIIDDLKTLLDNFGKKFGNYTKGNLYQLYACLLAINCLKKLKETRSSEQDSWNAQLDFFNRIFYARLYPAYDLPKKLQEDTELETEQENQTLNQVGNINYTHDFSLSHEIDDLIRELFGVGTPQKL from the coding sequence ATGACAGCGCCATTGTGGCAAgataagaatgaaaaaaaccaCACTGTTAGAGGAGCGTTATCAACGGATATGACCAGTAACATTTTGACTAGCACTAATCCAAGTTCAAACGAAGGAAACTCCAGAAGTTCTTCCGTAGTCAACGTACGGTCCGAAGCAGTAGTTGATACGCCTGTTCATGGCAGCAGCACTAGGAAGAGGCTTGCATGCACCAATTGTAGAAatagaaggaaaaaatgtgaCTTGGGTTTTCCCTGTGGAAACTGTTCTAGATTGGAGTTGGTCTGTAATgttaatgatgaagatcTAAGAAAGAAACGTTATACCAATAAATACGTTAAATCTTTAGAGAGCCATATTGCTCAGTTAGAGACCAATTTAAAAAATCTCGTTCAAAAGATCTACCCCGATGATGACCAAATGCTGAACCGAATGATGGTTGGAGACGTAATGTCAGCTTTTCCCAATAGTTCTCAAATCCCAATTGACTATACTGATCAAACTCCCCCACTTCCAATTCCTGCGACTAGAGGTACATTCATCATTGGCAATGATAAGGTTAATCAAACACTGTCGTCCTTTGGCAAACAGACAGCAACATCTACTTTAACCTCGGGATTTCTCAACTCCCAAAAGCAGGAGCTTACTGAATCTCTTGATGACCGATTACTTTTACCAAGATCATTAACACCACAAGgcgaaaaaaagaagaagccaTTAGTGAAAGGGAGTCTCTATCCTGAAGGGCCAGTGAGTTATAAACGGAGACAATCGACAAAGTCAGACATTTTGTTATCGGCGTCTTTATTAGAAACATCTGCAGACTCAACCGTCTTTTCTGATGGAATAAAAGCGAATAATTCCACATCGGCGAATCGCGAATTCAAAAAGCGTATATCTGACTTGAAGACAACTGTAATTGTGAGAGGAttgaatgatgataatcCTAACTCTCTCAATAACGATCCCAGGATTTTAAAATCTCTTTCCAATTTTTATAAATGGTTATATCCCggttattttattttcgttCACAGGgaaagttttctttatggATTTTTCAACCACTCCAAAAACAATTATGAAGATTCTAATTATTGTTCTGTAGAATTGATTTACGCTATGTGCGCAGTTGGTTCCAGGCTTACACCGGATCTACATGAATATTCGGAAATATTCTATCAACAAAGTAAGAAAACTCTATTACAGCTCGTCTTTGATGAACAAAGCACAGCCCGTATTACTACAGTACAAGCGTTATTCTGTTTGGCTTTTTACGAGTTGGGGAAGGGGAATAACCAATTAGGTTGGTATTTTTCTGGTCTGGCTATCAGGGTGGGCTATGATATGGGGTTCCAACTAGACCCTAAAGTCTGGTACGTTGATGATAACAATTTTCAGTTGACACAGAGTGAATTAGAAATAAGATCAAGAATCTACTGGGGTTGCTATATAGCGGATCACTTTATCTGCTTGATGTTAGGTAGGACTTCCACGTTAAGTGTCAGTAACTCCACCATGCCAGAATCAGATGAATTACCAGAAGTGAACGGTACAGAAGAGTTCAGATTTATTGGAAGGCACGTTTTACAGATATCGTTGCCgttgaaaaacttgataaTTCTATCAAGGCTAGTGCAAATATTTACCTCCAAAATATTCATCGAATCGGAAGACATAGCGCAGAAGCTAAATTATTTGAACACTTTCAATTCTCAGGTGTATAATTGGAGGCAATCTCTACCGGAATTTTTACAATGGTCTAAGGCCctcattgaaaatgatgatgtttCCACAGATCCCACTATATCGTACTTCTGGTACTGCTACTATATAGTACGACTTACCTTCAATAAGCCATTTATAGAAGACTCCCGAGAGTCGGAAACAGTGGTTATTGAGATTATTGATGACTTAAAAACTTTACTAGACaattttggcaaaaaatTCGGAAACTATACCAAGGGAAACCTTTATCAACTTTATGCGTGCCTATTGGCCATCAACTGCTTGAAGAAGCTAAAAGAGACACGTTCCAGTGAGCAAGACTCGTGGAACGCACAATTAGACTTTTTCAATCGTATTTTCTATGCACGACTATACCCGGCATACGATCTGCCGAAAAAACTACAAGAAGACACTGAACTGGAAacagaacaagaaaatcagACATTGAATCAAGTTGGCAATATAAACTACACACACGACTTCTCACTCTCTCATGAGATCGACGATCTTATCAGAGAGCTCTTTGGGGTGGGCACACCTCAAAAACTTTGA
- the SKDI15G4740 gene encoding uncharacterized protein (similar to Saccharomyces cerevisiae FUN19 (YAL034C) and YOR338W; ancestral locus Anc_7.55) encodes MLDNMQFHSPAPEHPQLNRVINGNPASHRLGYKLHQQVQRLTMVSENIEGRLNLMESSHGSMSDSSGVCAIDASVDDYLIPSPPLSPKLRHISIVNQRQPIDMKSDHSHSIMLTPVWEQGLNCHKYNCNTRNFLSQYTFFQDMKSTKRIPIKENRRSKMVRSVPASEVLPKRRRYDRKIKKRSRELYDDDDVETGLENYDEESGSAQEVPVRSVTPIRQVKRPPHTISSPLASQGIVNSVPKYVPSMSWEKLPDYSPSLRTLPSDNTKVLKVEWKGSPMDLSHDPLKQHLHPAELVLAQILRLPCDLYLDSKRRFFLEKVHRFKKGLPFRRTDAQKACRIDVNKASRLFAAFEKVGWLQDKQFEDYL; translated from the coding sequence ATGCTAGATAACATGCAATTCCATTCTCCTGCACCGGAACATCCCCAGTTGAATAGGGTCATTAACGGAAATCCCGCTTCCCACAGATTGGGTTACAAACTCCACCAGCAAGTACAAAGATTGACTATGGTCAGTGAGAACATTGAGGGGAGATTAAACTTGATGGAAAGTTCACATGGGTCGATGTCCGATAGTAGCGGCGTCTGTGCTATCGATGCAAGTGTCGATGACTACCTAATACCTTCTCCGCCATTGTCGCCTAAACTGAGACACATATCCATAGTAAACCAACGGCAGCCAATCGATATGAAAAGCGATCATAGCCACTCGATCATGTTGACTCCTGTTTGGGAACAAGGGTTGAATTGCCACAAATACAATTGTAATACaagaaatttcttatcGCAGTACACTTTCTTCCAAGATATGAAGAGTACGAAAAGGATACCTATTAAGGAAAATAGGAGGTCTAAAATGGTGAGATCCGTCCCCGCTTCGGAAGTTTTGCCCAAGAGAAGGAGATACgatagaaaaatcaaaaaaagatcaagGGAGTTgtatgatgatgatgatgttgaaaCCGGCTTAGAAAATTACGATGAAGAGAGTGGTTCCGCGCAAGAAGTTCCCGTCAGATCAGTGACTCCGATACGTCAAGTCAAAAGACCACCTCATACTATTTCTTCACCATTGGCCTCTCAAGGTATAGTTAATAGTGTTCCCAAGTATGTTCCAAGTATGTCGTGGGAAAAGTTGCCAGATTATTCTCCATCTTTGCGCACTTTACCCAGCGACAATACCAAAGTTCTAAAAGTGGAATGGAAGGGTTCTCCAATGGACTTGAGTCATGATCCCCTCAAACAGCATTTGCACCCCGCAGAACTGGTGCTTGCTCAGATCTTGAGATTACCATGTGATCTTTATTTGGACTCTAAAAGaaggttttttttagaaaaagtTCACAGATTCAAGAAGGGATTGCCATTTAGGAGAACAGATGCTCAAAAGGCTTGTAGAATAGACGTGAATAAAGCATCAAGGCTATTTGCTGCTTTCGAAAAGGTGGGCTGGTTACAGGATAAACAATTCGAAGATTATTTATGA
- the UBC11 gene encoding putative E2 ubiquitin-protein ligase UBC11 (similar to Saccharomyces cerevisiae UBC11 (YOR339C); ancestral locus Anc_7.54), producing the protein MSGQEGCCVTKRLQNELLQLLSSTTQSIGAFPVDDNDLTYWTGYIMGPQGTPYSDLKFKISLNFPENYPFHPPKVKFVSPMWHPNVDKSGNICLDILKEKWSAVYNVETILLSLQSLLGEPNNRSPLNAVAAELWDKDMEGYKKKVLMCYEEIDDY; encoded by the coding sequence atgtcggGGCAAGAGGGCTGTTGCGTGACGAAACGTCTGCAGAATGAGTTGCTACAGCTGCTTAGTTCCACAACACAAAGCATAGGCGCGTTTCCCGTAGATGATAACGATCTGACATATTGGACAGGATATATAATGGGTCCTCAAGGAACACCATACAGTGATCtcaaattcaagatttcattgaattttccCGAGAACTATCCTTTCCACCCACCAAAAGTCAAATTCGTGAGCCCAATGTGGCATCCAAACGTGGATAAGAGTGGAAATATCTGTCTAGATATTTTAAAAGAGAAGTGGTCCGCAGTGTATAATGTAGAAACAATTCTATTATCGCTACAGTCATTACTAGGTGAACCAAATAACAGATCTCCCCTCAACGCCGTAGCAGCAGAGCTTTGGGACAAAGATATGGAGGGATACAAAAAGAAGGTTTTAATGTGCTATGAAGAAATCGATGATTACTAA
- the RPA43 gene encoding DNA-directed RNA polymerase I subunit RPA43 (similar to Saccharomyces cerevisiae RPA43 (YOR340C); ancestral locus Anc_7.52) → MTQLKRVNESREATRFIKKHKKQVTNPIDAKNKTSNCIVRVPIALYVSLAPMYLENPLQGIMKQHLNPLVMKYNNKVGGVVLGYEGLKILDVDPLSREDASEKLIKITPDSPFSFTWCHVNLYVWQPQVGDVLEGYIFIQSASHIGLLIHDAFNASIKKNNIPMDWTFVHNEIEEDADVVNGDENGGNHNSEDDKDKNSGDNSLGKFSFANRSLGHWVDSNGEPIDGKLRFTVRNVYTTGRVVSVDGTLISDTDEEGNDYSSSRSQAESLPIVSNKKIVFDDEVSTENKESHKELELPEVKEDNGSEIVYEENTSESDDDESSDSD, encoded by the coding sequence ATGACACAATTAAAAAGAGTAAATGAGAGCCGCGAGGCCACAagattcatcaaaaaacataaaaaacaGGTCACCAACCCCATTGATGCGAAAAATAAGACTTCTAACTGCATAGTGCGTGTTCCCATTGCTCTTTATGTCTCTTTAGCGCCAATGTATTTAGAAAACCCTTTGCAAGGTATCATGAAGCAACATCTAAATCCATTAGTAATGAAATATAATAACAAAGTTGGAGGTGTTGTGCTAGGTTACGAAGGTTTGAAGATCCTTGATGTCGATCCTTTAAGCAGAGAGGATGCATCggaaaaattaataaaaattACACCAGATAGCCCCTTCAGTTTTACTTGGTGCCACGTAAATCTATACGTTTGGCAACCACAAGTTGGAGACGTTTTGGAGGGttatattttcattcaatcCGCTTCGCATATTGGTCTTTTGATTCATGATGCATTTAACGCCAGtatcaaaaagaacaacatCCCTATGGACTGGACCTTTGTCCATAACGAGATCGAAGAAGATGCCGACGTGGTAAACGGAGATGAAAATGGCGGCAATCATAATAGCGAAGATGACAAGGATAAGAACAGTGGAGATAACAGTCTCGgcaaattttcttttgccaaCAGATCTTTGGGCCACTGGGTAGATTCCAATGGTGAGCCTATCGATGGTAAGTTAAGGTTCACCGTAAGAAATGTTTATACTACAGGAAGGGTCGTTTCTGTGGATGGTACCTTGATAAGCGATACGGACGAAGAAGGAAATGACTATAGCAGTTCCCGTTCTCAGGCTGAAAGTCTACCTATAGTGTCGAACAAGAAGATTgtatttgatgatgaagttTCTACCGAAAATAAGGAGAGTCACAAGGAACTAGAGTTACCAGAAGTGAAAGAGGACAATGGCTCTGAAATTGTATACGAGGAAAATACAAGTGAAagcgatgatgatgaatcGAGTGATAGTGATTAG